GCAGCCTAAAATGAAAAAAATTAAAGATCAATATAAAGATGACAAGCAAAAACAAGCGGCGGCTTTAATGGAATTATATAAAACTGAGAAAGTTAATCCTTTATCTTCCTGTTTTCCAATGCTTATTCAGTTTCCTTTTTTAATCGCGGTTTTTAATGTTTTTAGAAATGGATTTAAGCCAGAAAGTTTGGATATGATTTATCCTTTTATAGAAAGACCTGAAAATTTAAATCCAATCGCTTTTGGAATAGTTGATTTGTCAGTTCCTGTTATCGTGTTTGCTTTTTTAGCAGGCGCGACTCAATATTGGCAGACTAAAATGTTAATGGTGGACAAACAGCCCTTAAAAACAGGCGGAGCAAAAGACGAGGATATGATGGCTATGATGAATAAGCAGATGGTTTATTTTATGCCTTTGTTAACCGTTTTTATTGGATTTACTTTGCCAGGAGGATTGACTTTTTATTGGTTTTTAACGACTTTATTTATGGTGTTTCAGCAGCAAATAATGTTTAAGAAAAAAGATAAAAAAATATAATTTTAATATTAATAAAAAAAATTTATGGAAGACAAAAAAAATAAAATGTTTAATAAGGCATTTAATAATGAAGAAAAAAATTTAGAAGAAACACGCGAAAATAATTTTTTGCAAACATTGCAGTTTAAAATTTTAGCTTTGTTTGGAATTTTTTTAATTATTTTAATCGCTGGCGTTGGAATATATTTTAATATTTTAAAATGCGCAAATAATAAAGAAAATCAAGAAAATTTGATAACAAAACAAGGAACACAAATAGTTGACAAAGAAAAGCAGAAAAAAGAAAATATAATTGATAAAGATTTTGATAAAGATAAAAAATTGTTTAGTTTATCTTTAGTTAAACCAGTCTTTGCCGGATATTCCGAAATTAAAACAGATGTAAAACCATCTTTAATCAGCGAAAAAATAAAAGCTGATGAATTATCTAATATTAACGATTTTAAATCTTCTGATATTGAATTTAGCGCAAATCAAAAAAAAGCGTTAGAAGATGTTGGTTTTTTCTTAACTGAAAATAATTATATTAAAGAACAAAAATACGGCAACGACGATTTTGTAGATTCTTATAAACATTTTAAAGGCAGTGGAAATAAATATTATCGCGAGCCAGATGACACTCTGTTTATTACAAGCGATGTGGCATTGCATCTTTATCATATTTTGATTGACCGCAGTTTTCAAAAAATTGAAGAAGATAAATTTCAGCCAATGTTAAAAGATATCACGGAAACATTATTTAAAGATTCAATTTATAATTATAATAACGCGGACAATCAAGTAATTAAAAATTCATATAAACGATTAGCTGTTTATTATTTAATTCCTTTGGTTATTCTTGATTCCGCGAATAGTGAAAAGATTAAATTAAATCCAGGTGATTTTAAAACTTACGCGAAATATTTAGAAGCTGAGGAAAATCAAAATAAAAAATCAAGCCAAACTAAATTAGATTTTTCTTTGCAATCAAAAAATTATAATGGAATAGAATTAAGTAATGAGATATATGATTTAGCCAAAGCTGAGCTTGATTTGATTAGTAATGCGGAAGAGATTTCATTTTCTCCATTATTCACTCCGTTAAGACCATATTTAGAAAATGATTATTCACAATTTAAACCGCGTTCTCATTACACAAAAAATAATATTTTAAAAAGTTATTTTATAGCAATGATGTGGTATGGCAGGATGGGTTTTTCTTTGGACAGCGCTGAATTAACAAGGGACGCTATTATAATAACGGGACAGATTAATAATTTAGAAACTGATAACAATAAAAAAGTTTCAGAGATTTGGACGGATATGGCAGTCGCAATAGAATTTTTCGTGGGAGAAGTTGACGATTTAACGCCTTATCAATATACAGATTTGATTAAGGAAAAATATGGAGATGACATAACTAACAAAGAATTAGCGGATGAAAAAATATTAAACGATTTTATAAATTCTGCGATAACAGAATTGCC
This portion of the Patescibacteria group bacterium genome encodes:
- a CDS encoding YidC/Oxa1 family membrane protein insertase, with product MVQLFNTVLYEPIFNCLVFLYNIIPGHDVGIAIIFLTIIIKLILLPLSIQATKSQKALQELQPKMKKIKDQYKDDKQKQAAALMELYKTEKVNPLSSCFPMLIQFPFLIAVFNVFRNGFKPESLDMIYPFIERPENLNPIAFGIVDLSVPVIVFAFLAGATQYWQTKMLMVDKQPLKTGGAKDEDMMAMMNKQMVYFMPLLTVFIGFTLPGGLTFYWFLTTLFMVFQQQIMFKKKDKKI
- a CDS encoding DUF3160 domain-containing protein; its protein translation is MEDKKNKMFNKAFNNEEKNLEETRENNFLQTLQFKILALFGIFLIILIAGVGIYFNILKCANNKENQENLITKQGTQIVDKEKQKKENIIDKDFDKDKKLFSLSLVKPVFAGYSEIKTDVKPSLISEKIKADELSNINDFKSSDIEFSANQKKALEDVGFFLTENNYIKEQKYGNDDFVDSYKHFKGSGNKYYREPDDTLFITSDVALHLYHILIDRSFQKIEEDKFQPMLKDITETLFKDSIYNYNNADNQVIKNSYKRLAVYYLIPLVILDSANSEKIKLNPGDFKTYAKYLEAEENQNKKSSQTKLDFSLQSKNYNGIELSNEIYDLAKAELDLISNAEEISFSPLFTPLRPYLENDYSQFKPRSHYTKNNILKSYFIAMMWYGRMGFSLDSAELTRDAIIITGQINNLETDNNKKVSEIWTDMAVAIEFFVGEVDDLTPYQYTDLIKEKYGDDITNKELADEKILNDFINSAITELPKPKIVSEVVWLYDDGGKRDELLKKLMQFRFMGQRFTPDAYILNQLTQGVGAPDPETGQNLPSMTTALMPISVLNPENKIVKKYIDEWVVSSAPNSDKVILKYLNKMNNEFSGLDNSVWTQNIYWNWLNSYRSLLSDYGEGYPYFMTTEFWQKKNLGTVLGSYAELKHDTLLYAKQSYAEMGGGGSDPKEFPPVPKGYVEPDLIFWTRIIALAEMTENGLKERNIMPEYFEYKYKEFIKTSKFFRNIVEKELKNEIISEDDFEKLRVISSAFERIVTPISGESTIKEKRAGIIADIHTDAVKGKILYEATGKPYIIYVAVKDANGSRLTRGLVFNHYEFTDNLDERLADEDWQAKVYDNQGDLPEADKWSRELIK